From Musa acuminata AAA Group cultivar baxijiao chromosome BXJ3-8, Cavendish_Baxijiao_AAA, whole genome shotgun sequence, one genomic window encodes:
- the LOC135644456 gene encoding probable WRKY transcription factor 35: protein MFDYSWQRMESDQGDLADIVRSGGFAGASGAAEFPVSDQKLPSEATVLPSPGDRINNLGDPFGCHRDPLLHSGGGQIEVAIESSDGGGGGMIVSRKLRMSEEIIKACDINHRAFRVSSGGAKGSPLPPNAIVPTAVLIGEMTKASDGAAVGCSVDDGGVRISSTRTLGIKRRKNQVKKVVCIPAPTAATNRHSGEVVPYDLWAWRKYGQKPIKGSPYPRGYYRCSSSKGCTARKQVERSPTNPNMLVITYTSEHNHPWPTQRNSLAGSTRSQASKNAASASKTSGHDLKEDEPKETATGSDALFVKGEVAEKGVHHPAEGDEYDGAVEQSCKPAVIPASSHPDDFFADLAELETDPMSLIFSNETKPAAGGDVALDPSHMFYSAGRWNGRAMNCSD, encoded by the exons ATGTTTGACTATTCCTGGCAAAGAATGGAGAGTGATCAGGGAGATCTTGCCGACATAGTCCGCTCCGGCGGGTTTGCTGGAGCTTCGGGTGCTGCTGAGTTCCCGGTCAGCGACCAGAAACTGCCATCGGAGGCCACGGTCTTGCCCTCGCCCGGGGACAGGATCAACAACTTGGGAGATCCCTTTGGGTGTCATCGTGATCCTCTCCTCCACAGCGGCGGAGGGCAGATCGAGGTGGCAATAGAGAGTAGCGATGGTGGTGGAGGTGGGATGATCGTATCCCGCAAGTTGCGGATGAGCGAGGAGATTATAAAGGCATGTGATATCAACCACAGGGCGTTCCGGGTGTCGTCAGGAGGAGCCAAGGGTTCCCCTCTCCCTCCAAATGCCATCGTGCCAACCGCGGTACTCATCGGGGAGATGACGAAGGCGAGTGATGGTGCAGCGGTAGGATGCTCCGTGGACGATGGTGGTGTGCGGATCTCATCCACTAGAACGCTCGGCATCAAACGGAG GAAGAACCAAGTGAAAAAGGTGGTATGCATTCCAGCCCCTACAGCGGCAACCAATAGACACAGCGGAGAGGTTGTTCCTTACGATCTATGGGCTTGGAGGAAGTATGGCCAGAAGCCAATCAAGGGCTCTCCTTATCCTAg GGGTTACTACAGGTGCAGTAGCTCCAAAGGATGCACCGCACGGAAACAAGTGGAGCGCAGCCCTACCAATCCTAACATGTTAGTCATCACCTACACCTCGGAGCACAACCACCCATGGCCGACCCAACGCAACTCTCTGGCTGGATCCACAAGATCCCAAGCGTCTAAGAACGCCGCTTCAGCTTCCAAGACCTCCGGCCACGATCTAAAGGAAGACGAGCCCAAGGAAACGGCCACCGGGTCGGATGCTCTTTTCGTAAAGGGAGAGGTCGCAGAGAAGGGCGTTCATCATCCGGCTGAGGGTGACGAATACGATGGAGCAGTCGAGCAGAGTTGCAAGCCCGCCGTGATCCCTGCATCGAGCCACCCAGATGACTTCTTCGCAGATCTGGCAGAGCTGGAAACCGACCCGATGAGTCTCATCTTCTCGAACGAAACGAAACCGGCGGCGGGTGGAGACGTGGCCTTGGATCCGTCACACATGTTTTATTCGGCAGGAAGGTGGAATGGACGAGCGATGAATTGTTCCGATTAA
- the LOC103994619 gene encoding ruBisCO large subunit-binding protein subunit beta, chloroplastic-like, producing the protein MWVELEDPVENIGAKLVRQAAAKTNDLAGDGTTTSVVLAQGLIAEGVKVVAAGSNPIQITRGIEKTTKALVAELKLMSKEAAEQEYEKEKLNERIAKLSGNVHSEH; encoded by the exons ATGTGG GTCGAATTAGAAGATCCTGTTGAGAACATCGGAGCTAAGTTAGTAAGGCAAGCTGCTGCAAAGACAAATGATCTCGCTGGGGATGGAACTACTACTTCCGTCGTTCTTGCTCAAGGTTTGATTGCTGAGGGTGTTAAG GTTGTTGCAGCAGGTTCCAATCCAATTCAGATTACGAGAGGGATTGAGAAAACAACCAAAGCCCTAGTGGCTGAACTGAAGCTAATGTCAAAAGAG GCTGCTGAGCAGGAGTATGAGAAGGAGAAGCTAAATGAGAGAATTGCAAAGCTTTCAGGTAATGTTCATTCTGAGCactga